The proteins below come from a single Stutzerimonas stutzeri RCH2 genomic window:
- the tal gene encoding transaldolase: MTSKLEQLKQFTTVVADTGDIDAIARLKPVDATTNPSLLLKAAAMPRYADHLGNAMKQCQGDIGLACDLFAVAVGKQILELIPGRISTEVDARLSFDTQAMVQRGERLIGLYEQAGISRERVLIKIASTWEGIRAAEQLEKAGIQTNLTLLFSFTQAVACAEAGVFLISPFVGRIYDWYKKHEGRDYQGAEDPGVQSVSRIYDYYKAHGYKTVVMGASFRNVGQIEALAGCDRLTISPELLGDLAEASGTLERKLQPGRESEARISLDEKSFRWGLNEDAMATEKLAEGIRQFARDQEKLEALLVKLA; this comes from the coding sequence ATGACTTCCAAGCTGGAACAACTCAAGCAGTTCACCACAGTGGTCGCCGACACCGGTGACATCGATGCCATTGCCCGCCTGAAGCCGGTGGACGCCACCACCAATCCGTCGCTACTGCTCAAAGCAGCGGCCATGCCGCGCTACGCCGACCACCTCGGCAACGCCATGAAACAGTGCCAGGGCGATATCGGCCTGGCCTGCGATCTTTTCGCCGTAGCCGTCGGCAAGCAGATCCTGGAGCTGATCCCCGGGCGCATCTCCACCGAAGTCGACGCACGACTGTCGTTCGATACCCAGGCCATGGTCCAGCGCGGTGAACGTCTGATCGGTCTGTACGAGCAGGCCGGAATCAGCCGCGAGCGCGTGTTGATCAAGATCGCTTCGACCTGGGAAGGCATTCGCGCAGCCGAGCAGCTGGAGAAAGCCGGTATCCAGACCAATCTGACCCTGCTGTTCTCCTTCACCCAGGCCGTAGCGTGCGCCGAGGCCGGCGTATTCCTGATCTCGCCGTTCGTTGGTCGCATCTACGACTGGTACAAGAAGCATGAGGGTCGTGACTACCAGGGCGCGGAAGATCCGGGCGTGCAATCGGTCAGCCGCATCTACGACTACTACAAGGCGCACGGTTACAAGACGGTGGTAATGGGCGCGAGCTTCCGCAACGTCGGACAGATCGAGGCACTGGCCGGTTGCGATCGGCTGACCATCAGCCCGGAACTGCTCGGTGATCTGGCCGAGGCCAGCGGCACGCTGGAGCGCAAACTGCAGCCTGGTCGCGAGTCAGAGGCGCGTATCAGTCTGGATGAGAAGAGTTTCCGCTGGGGCCTGAACGAGGATGCCATGGCCACCGAAAAGCTCGCCGAAGGCATCCGTCAGTTCGCACGCGATCAGGAAAAGCTCGAAGCGCTGCTGGTCAAACTGGCCTGA
- the rssC gene encoding anti-sigma factor antagonist RssC, giving the protein MSTGRIQFAEMDGTFVLKFIGEIRLTLCSALDATIEKIFSSLNFSSIVIDLTESRSIDSTTLGLLAKLSILSRQKVGMLPTLVTTHPDITRLLQSMGFDQVFNIVDTPLPCPECLADLPSQDQSEEVVKAKVLEAHRILMSLNESNREAFHDLVTALERS; this is encoded by the coding sequence ATGAGTACTGGTAGAATCCAGTTCGCCGAGATGGATGGCACCTTTGTTCTGAAGTTCATTGGTGAAATCCGTCTGACGCTCTGTTCGGCGCTGGATGCAACGATCGAGAAGATCTTCTCGTCGCTCAATTTCTCGTCCATCGTCATTGATCTGACCGAGAGCCGTAGTATCGACAGCACTACGCTGGGCCTGCTGGCCAAGCTGTCGATTCTGTCGCGGCAGAAAGTCGGCATGTTGCCGACGCTGGTCACAACCCACCCGGATATCACTCGACTCTTGCAGTCGATGGGCTTCGATCAGGTATTCAATATCGTCGACACGCCGCTCCCTTGCCCCGAGTGCCTGGCCGATCTGCCTTCGCAGGATCAGTCGGAGGAGGTGGTGAAGGCGAAGGTGTTGGAGGCTCACCGGATTCTGATGAGCCTCAACGAGTCCAATCGCGAGGCCTTCCATGACCTCGTCACCGCTTTGGAGCGGTCCTGA